From the Ruminiclostridium josui JCM 17888 genome, one window contains:
- a CDS encoding cobyric acid synthase: MAKPIMIQGTMSNAGKSLITAGLCRIFAQDGYRVAPFKSQNMALNSYITADGSEMGRAQVVQAEAARKAPDVRMNPILLKPTSEKGSQVVLDGQPIGNMTATEYYAYKQNLVPHIKRAYESLSEENDIIVIEGAGSPAEINLKRDDFVNMGLAKMLKAPVLITGDIDRGGVFASLYRTVMLFDEDERIHVKGTIINKFRGDIEILKPGLDMLSNLIHVPVVGVVPYLQIDIDDEDSLSEKFSKQERLGLIDIAIIKLPRISNFTDFNALEHIECASIRYVSGISELGTPDLIIIPGSKNTMGDLKWMRENGLEACILKHAAKNKPVFGICGGYQMLCETLKDPYGVEHGGEIKGMGLLKSSTVFEKEKTRTRVTGVFGKVGGIFKGLSGKTFEGYEIHMGYTASEEENLRDLSLSNLTDINGNEKPDGMQNGNIYGTYVHGVFDSDEILSEISAALMMEKGLEYEKHTSFNLKEYKEKQYDLLADALRESLDMKYIYKVIEEGI; the protein is encoded by the coding sequence ATGGCAAAACCAATTATGATTCAAGGAACAATGTCAAATGCGGGCAAAAGCCTTATTACAGCAGGATTGTGTCGTATATTTGCACAGGATGGCTATAGAGTGGCACCTTTTAAATCGCAGAATATGGCTCTGAACTCATATATTACAGCTGACGGCTCAGAAATGGGGCGAGCTCAGGTAGTACAGGCTGAAGCAGCAAGAAAGGCTCCTGACGTAAGAATGAATCCCATTTTGCTAAAGCCTACAAGTGAAAAGGGTTCACAAGTAGTTTTAGATGGACAGCCAATAGGAAATATGACTGCTACAGAGTATTATGCATACAAGCAAAATCTGGTTCCCCATATAAAACGGGCCTATGAAAGCCTATCAGAGGAAAATGATATTATAGTTATTGAAGGTGCAGGCAGTCCTGCGGAGATAAATTTAAAGCGGGATGATTTTGTAAACATGGGACTGGCAAAGATGTTGAAAGCTCCTGTACTAATTACAGGAGATATTGACAGGGGAGGTGTTTTTGCATCTTTGTACAGAACAGTTATGCTGTTTGATGAAGATGAGAGGATACATGTCAAGGGAACAATAATCAATAAATTCAGAGGGGACATAGAAATTTTAAAACCTGGTCTTGACATGCTTAGTAATCTTATACATGTTCCGGTTGTCGGCGTTGTACCATACCTTCAGATAGATATTGACGATGAAGACAGTCTATCTGAAAAATTTTCCAAACAAGAGCGTTTAGGCCTGATTGATATTGCCATAATCAAATTACCAAGAATTTCTAATTTTACTGATTTTAATGCACTTGAACATATTGAATGTGCAAGCATAAGATATGTATCCGGTATTAGTGAGTTGGGAACCCCTGATTTGATAATTATCCCGGGCAGTAAGAATACTATGGGAGATTTGAAATGGATGAGAGAAAACGGACTGGAAGCGTGTATTCTAAAACATGCAGCAAAAAATAAGCCTGTATTTGGAATATGCGGGGGTTATCAGATGCTGTGTGAAACCCTCAAAGACCCCTATGGAGTTGAACACGGTGGAGAAATAAAGGGTATGGGTTTGTTAAAATCCAGCACCGTATTTGAAAAAGAAAAAACACGTACAAGAGTTACAGGAGTCTTTGGTAAGGTTGGAGGAATATTCAAGGGGCTTAGCGGAAAAACATTTGAAGGCTATGAAATTCATATGGGATATACTGCTTCTGAGGAAGAAAACCTAAGGGATTTATCCCTTAGTAATCTTACTGATATCAATGGAAATGAAAAGCCAGACGGTATGCAAAATGGGAACATATACGGTACATATGTTCACGGAGTTTTTGACAGTGATGAAATACTTTCAGAGATTTCAGCAGCATTGATGATGGAAAAAGGTCTTGAATATGAGAAACATACTTCCTTTAATTTAAAAGAATATAAAGAAAAGCAGTATGACCTATTAGCTGACGCTTTAAGGGAATCTCTTGATATGAAATATATTTATAAAGTTATTGAGGAAGGAATTTGA
- a CDS encoding sirohydrochlorin chelatase, translating into MKAILILAHGSRERKTLEVLHKVTDMVKAQLPGVMIETAYMEFCDINLEKGLDLLIEKGADDITIVPYFLFEGIHIRENIPGEIKEYLKKHPGIKVTIGNTLGADQRLADVLADRIREAL; encoded by the coding sequence GTGAAAGCAATACTTATTCTTGCTCATGGAAGCCGTGAAAGAAAAACCTTGGAAGTTTTGCATAAAGTAACAGATATGGTTAAAGCACAGCTGCCCGGAGTTATGATTGAGACCGCATACATGGAGTTTTGTGATATAAATTTGGAAAAAGGACTTGATTTACTTATTGAAAAGGGTGCTGATGATATAACCATAGTACCGTATTTTCTTTTTGAAGGAATACATATCAGAGAGAATATACCTGGAGAGATAAAGGAATATCTTAAAAAACATCCTGGAATTAAGGTGACTATAGGAAATACTCTGGGGGCAGACCAAAGACTTGCAGATGTTCTGGCAGATAGAATCAGAGAAGCATTATGA
- the hemL gene encoding glutamate-1-semialdehyde 2,1-aminomutase, translating to MKSSSDLFKRAKKVISGGVNSPVRAFRAVDSNPLFISRAKGSKIYDVEEREYIDYVCSWGPMILGHSNELILKKVEKAMHNGLSFGAPVEAEVQIAEMIVSMVPGVEMVRMVNSGTEAVMSAVRLARGFTKRDKIIKFEGCYHGHSDSMLVKAGSGVLTAGIPDSLGVPRNLAGDTLTAVYNNISSVQRLFEENKNQIAAVIIEPVAANMGVIPPEEGFLKELSCICRQNSSLLIFDEVITGFRLGAGGAQEYFGVEADIVTFGKIIGGGMPVGAYAGRKEIMEYVAPCGGVYQAGTLSGNPVAMAAGLAQLEILNSSPGIYEDINKKAEVLGSGLEKIVQKHKVPVTLNRVGSLLCMFFSQNPVTNYQEAKQSNTKYYAAFFKSMLSKGIYLAPSQFEAMFVSTAHTYEDIDATLKAVEESLAENIALMEEL from the coding sequence ATGAAATCAAGTTCAGATTTGTTTAAAAGAGCAAAAAAAGTGATTTCGGGTGGTGTTAACAGCCCCGTAAGAGCATTTCGTGCCGTGGACTCAAATCCTTTATTTATAAGCCGTGCAAAAGGCTCAAAAATTTATGATGTGGAGGAAAGAGAGTACATCGATTACGTATGTTCATGGGGGCCCATGATTTTAGGCCACAGCAATGAACTTATACTGAAAAAAGTTGAAAAGGCAATGCATAACGGACTTAGCTTCGGAGCACCTGTTGAAGCCGAGGTACAAATAGCAGAGATGATAGTTTCCATGGTACCTGGAGTTGAAATGGTCAGAATGGTAAACAGCGGAACAGAAGCGGTTATGAGTGCTGTTCGTCTGGCAAGGGGCTTTACAAAGAGGGATAAGATTATAAAGTTTGAGGGCTGCTATCACGGACACAGTGACAGTATGCTTGTAAAGGCAGGTTCAGGTGTACTGACTGCCGGAATCCCTGACAGTTTGGGGGTACCGCGAAATCTAGCGGGAGATACATTAACTGCTGTTTATAATAATATATCAAGTGTCCAACGGTTATTTGAAGAAAATAAAAATCAAATAGCAGCTGTAATTATAGAGCCGGTTGCAGCCAATATGGGAGTTATTCCTCCGGAAGAAGGTTTTTTGAAAGAGTTGTCATGTATTTGCCGTCAAAACTCCTCATTGCTTATTTTTGATGAGGTTATTACCGGATTTCGTCTTGGGGCAGGAGGAGCACAGGAGTATTTCGGAGTTGAAGCTGATATTGTGACCTTCGGAAAAATAATAGGCGGTGGTATGCCCGTGGGTGCCTACGCAGGAAGAAAAGAGATAATGGAATATGTGGCCCCTTGCGGAGGAGTTTATCAGGCAGGAACACTTTCAGGGAATCCCGTAGCAATGGCAGCAGGACTTGCACAGCTTGAGATTTTGAACAGTAGTCCCGGAATATATGAGGATATTAATAAAAAGGCCGAAGTTTTAGGGAGTGGACTGGAAAAAATAGTACAAAAACATAAGGTGCCAGTTACATTGAACAGAGTTGGCTCGTTGCTATGCATGTTTTTCTCTCAAAACCCGGTTACAAACTATCAAGAGGCTAAACAAAGCAATACAAAGTATTATGCTGCCTTTTTTAAGAGTATGTTAAGCAAGGGAATTTATCTTGCACCATCTCAGTTTGAGGCCATGTTCGTAAGCACCGCACATACTTATGAGGATATTGATGCTACTTTAAAAGCTGTTGAGGAGAGTTTGGCTGAAAATATAGCTTTAATGGAGGAACTATAG
- the hemB gene encoding porphobilinogen synthase → MIKRPRRLRTNEVLRKAVRETRLSTDSLIWPLFIVEGKNIKKEISSLPGQYHFSPDMVGKAIEAALKADVKSVLLFGLPKHKDEKGSEAYNENGVLQQGIREIKQRYPQMQVITDICMCEYTSHGHCGILEGERVDNDRTLPYLEKIALSHVMAGADMIAPSDMMDGRIYALRSTLDKNGFTDIPIMSYAVKYASSFYGPFREAAASAPAFGDRKSYQMDYHNRREAVKEALLDVEEGADILMVKPALSYLDVIKEVREKTQLPLAAYSVSGEYAMIKAAAAQGLIDEYGVMCESAASIFRAGADMLITYFAGEISQAIKKGDIG, encoded by the coding sequence ATGATTAAGAGACCAAGAAGATTGAGAACCAATGAAGTGCTGCGAAAAGCAGTCAGGGAAACCAGACTGTCAACGGATTCACTTATTTGGCCTCTTTTTATAGTAGAGGGTAAAAATATAAAAAAGGAAATCAGCTCCCTTCCCGGACAGTATCATTTTAGTCCGGATATGGTTGGGAAAGCAATTGAAGCTGCATTAAAAGCAGATGTAAAATCCGTATTGCTATTTGGACTTCCTAAGCATAAGGATGAAAAAGGCTCTGAGGCATACAATGAAAACGGAGTATTGCAGCAGGGAATACGTGAAATAAAACAGAGGTATCCGCAGATGCAGGTAATAACAGATATTTGCATGTGCGAATACACATCTCACGGCCATTGCGGAATTTTGGAGGGAGAAAGGGTTGATAATGACAGAACCCTTCCCTATCTGGAAAAAATAGCTTTGTCCCATGTAATGGCAGGAGCGGACATGATTGCTCCGTCGGATATGATGGATGGTAGGATATATGCTCTTAGGTCAACTCTGGACAAAAACGGGTTTACAGACATTCCTATTATGTCATATGCCGTAAAATATGCATCGTCATTTTATGGACCATTCCGTGAGGCTGCAGCCTCAGCACCCGCATTTGGAGATCGTAAAAGCTATCAGATGGATTATCATAACAGACGTGAAGCTGTAAAGGAAGCACTTCTTGATGTCGAGGAAGGTGCGGATATATTGATGGTTAAACCTGCGCTATCCTACCTGGATGTTATAAAGGAAGTAAGGGAAAAAACTCAGCTGCCTTTGGCAGCCTATAGTGTAAGCGGTGAATATGCCATGATAAAGGCTGCTGCTGCTCAAGGACTGATTGATGAATACGGTGTAATGTGTGAAAGTGCAGCCAGCATTTTCAGAGCCGGTGCGGATATGCTTATAACTTACTTTGCCGGAGAAATTTCCCAAGCAATAAAGAAAGGGGACATAGGATGA
- the cobA gene encoding uroporphyrinogen-III C-methyltransferase — protein sequence MEHGFVALVGAGPGDKGLITIRGAELLSQADVVVYDRLVSQEIIKMIPTTAEKIDVGKENKFHPVKQEEINHILLEKSLEGKKVIRLKGGDPFVFGRGGEELELLYENNIPFEVVPGVTSAVAALCYGGIPATHRDFCSSLHIITGHAREGGQLSIPFHELKELNGTIVFLMGVSSLSYLMNGLINAGMEKDMPAAIVENGTRPNQRKLVATVGTLEQKALEMEIKSPAIIAVGKVCSLSEKFSWFMKKPLFGTKILVTRPKESSGTLVEKLRQLGAEPVEYPCIEVVPIPQNEKLYHACENIREYGWILLTSKNGIQIFFDYLNSKGLDARVLANTKIGTVGSQTAKALKEVGLISDFTPEIFDGRHLALGIAERVGENEKVLICDAAIASDDIVNILRSNNIKFDRVPLYNTNYINENSNKVKKSIVHGELKYITFTSASTVEGFIASMKDIPLESLTAVCIGNKTAEAAKKYNLRYVVAEKSTIDSMIDKLLEIGGGNIYD from the coding sequence ATGGAGCATGGATTTGTGGCCTTAGTTGGTGCGGGACCGGGAGATAAGGGGCTTATTACAATAAGGGGAGCAGAACTGCTCTCACAGGCTGATGTGGTAGTTTATGACAGACTGGTATCCCAAGAAATTATTAAAATGATTCCAACTACGGCAGAAAAGATAGATGTGGGAAAAGAGAATAAATTCCACCCTGTTAAACAGGAAGAAATTAACCATATACTCCTAGAAAAGTCATTAGAAGGAAAGAAGGTTATAAGGCTTAAAGGAGGAGATCCTTTCGTATTTGGCAGGGGAGGAGAAGAACTTGAGCTGCTGTATGAAAACAATATTCCCTTTGAGGTCGTTCCCGGAGTAACTTCGGCAGTGGCAGCATTATGCTACGGGGGAATACCGGCTACCCACAGGGATTTTTGCTCTTCGCTGCATATTATTACCGGACATGCTAGAGAGGGAGGACAGCTTTCAATCCCATTTCATGAGTTAAAGGAACTAAATGGAACCATTGTTTTTCTTATGGGAGTATCTTCACTATCATATTTGATGAATGGGCTTATAAATGCGGGGATGGAAAAGGACATGCCTGCTGCCATAGTAGAGAACGGAACAAGGCCAAACCAGAGAAAACTGGTAGCCACAGTGGGTACACTGGAGCAAAAGGCTTTGGAGATGGAAATAAAATCTCCTGCCATTATTGCTGTAGGTAAGGTCTGTTCTCTATCTGAAAAGTTCAGTTGGTTTATGAAAAAGCCTCTTTTCGGTACAAAAATACTAGTTACAAGACCCAAAGAATCTTCTGGCACACTTGTAGAAAAGCTTCGCCAACTGGGTGCGGAGCCTGTAGAGTATCCCTGTATAGAGGTAGTACCTATACCACAAAATGAAAAGCTCTACCATGCATGTGAAAATATCAGGGAATATGGCTGGATTTTGCTTACCAGTAAAAACGGTATACAGATATTTTTTGATTACTTAAATTCCAAAGGATTAGATGCAAGAGTTCTTGCAAATACAAAAATCGGCACGGTAGGAAGTCAGACAGCGAAAGCTTTAAAAGAAGTGGGACTGATTTCTGATTTCACCCCTGAAATCTTTGATGGCAGGCATCTTGCACTGGGAATTGCAGAGCGTGTTGGGGAAAATGAAAAGGTTCTAATTTGTGATGCTGCAATAGCAAGTGACGATATTGTTAACATTTTGAGAAGTAATAATATTAAATTTGATAGAGTTCCATTGTACAATACGAATTATATAAATGAAAACAGTAATAAGGTCAAAAAATCGATTGTCCATGGTGAACTCAAGTACATAACCTTTACAAGTGCATCCACAGTTGAAGGATTTATAGCATCTATGAAAGACATTCCTTTGGAAAGTCTGACGGCTGTCTGCATTGGAAACAAGACAGCGGAAGCTGCTAAAAAGTATAACCTGAGATATGTAGTAGCTGAAAAGTCAACAATTGATTCCATGATAGATAAGCTATTAGAAATAGGAGGCGGCAATATTTATGATTAA
- the hemC gene encoding hydroxymethylbilane synthase has translation MKKIRIGSRDSKLAIIQSELVMSAIRKYDPDIELELITMKTTGDKILDKTLDKIEGKGLFVKELDNALYNNEVDITVHSYKDMPLEENPELPVVALSKREDPRDAFILPQNGENGEPIGSSSLRRQLQLKELFPGCKTAPIRGNVQTRLKKLDSGEFSAIVLAAAGIKRLGLESRIGRYFSVDEILPAASQGIIAVQGRVGENFDFLKLFHSEESLCISLAERTFVREMNGGCSTPIAAYATIQGSEIILKGLYCNETTGELRKECVSGNRNNPVELGYELVKKMKSSKSI, from the coding sequence ATGAAAAAAATCAGAATAGGCAGCAGGGACAGCAAGCTTGCAATTATACAATCAGAGTTGGTAATGTCTGCAATCAGAAAATATGACCCTGACATAGAGCTGGAATTGATTACAATGAAAACTACAGGAGATAAGATTTTGGACAAAACTCTTGACAAAATAGAAGGAAAGGGACTTTTCGTCAAGGAACTGGATAATGCATTATACAATAATGAGGTGGATATAACCGTACATAGTTATAAGGATATGCCTTTGGAAGAAAATCCGGAGCTGCCTGTTGTAGCCCTGTCAAAGCGTGAAGACCCTAGAGATGCCTTTATTTTGCCTCAAAATGGTGAAAATGGTGAACCAATAGGAAGTTCAAGTCTGAGAAGACAGCTCCAGCTGAAAGAATTATTTCCGGGTTGTAAGACTGCTCCTATCCGGGGAAATGTACAAACCCGACTTAAAAAACTTGACAGCGGTGAGTTTTCGGCCATAGTACTTGCTGCTGCTGGAATTAAAAGGCTTGGTCTTGAAAGTCGTATCGGCAGATATTTTTCAGTTGATGAAATTCTTCCTGCGGCAAGTCAGGGCATTATAGCGGTACAGGGCAGAGTCGGAGAGAACTTTGATTTTCTAAAGCTGTTTCATAGTGAGGAATCCCTTTGTATTTCACTGGCAGAAAGAACTTTCGTACGAGAAATGAATGGGGGCTGCAGCACACCAATAGCGGCTTATGCAACCATTCAGGGAAGTGAAATAATTCTAAAGGGCTTATACTGCAATGAAACCACAGGAGAGTTACGAAAGGAATGTGTTTCGGGAAATAGAAATAATCCTGTGGAATTAGGCTATGAACTGGTAAAAAAGATGAAAAGCAGCAAGAGTATTTAA
- the hemA gene encoding glutamyl-tRNA reductase, with protein MSIISASLDYKSAAIDIRERFSYTSTRIREILRRIKAADGVSGAVLLCTCNRTELYISGDNIENMNPALLLCQLSGEEDHKSLMTLFSIRHDSEAIFHLMEVACGLQSMVLFEDQIITQVKNAAAISREEKTIDSTLETLFRLCITAAKKAKTEIKVKAVPTSAAERAITELSKKYCFTDKRILVIGNGEIGRLCCKKLIELGAEITITLRKYKHGEIIIPVGCNTIPYDEREEVLPLSDVVISATTSPHFTITYDMIEKLERKPEIFVDLALPRDIESSISNFTGVELYNLDRFYTDYSVLNQKEVSKIREIINHFILQFEKWKDYREEAAFTKIPDLHNDTLYGRFPLFIDLSGKKVLVVGGGEIATRRVKTLLRFGADIYLVAPHLTSELQEMLNCKLINYREGYYESQDIQNMFLVIAATNDRETNHKVYLDAKEKGIQMSIADCREECSFYFPAIFEFDGIVGGLVSQNGDNHSLVKSVAEQIRKIGQATD; from the coding sequence TTGAGTATTATATCAGCAAGTTTAGACTATAAATCAGCTGCCATTGATATCAGGGAAAGATTCAGCTATACATCCACAAGAATCAGAGAAATACTTAGAAGGATAAAAGCGGCTGACGGTGTTTCAGGAGCTGTACTCCTGTGTACCTGCAACAGAACCGAACTTTATATTTCGGGAGATAATATTGAAAATATGAATCCTGCCCTGCTTTTGTGCCAGTTGTCAGGTGAGGAAGACCATAAATCCTTAATGACTTTATTTAGTATAAGACATGATTCAGAGGCAATATTCCATCTGATGGAAGTAGCTTGCGGGCTTCAGTCTATGGTACTTTTTGAGGATCAGATAATAACACAGGTAAAAAATGCGGCTGCTATTTCCCGAGAGGAGAAAACCATTGATTCAACATTGGAGACACTGTTTAGACTGTGTATTACAGCTGCCAAGAAAGCCAAAACCGAAATTAAGGTAAAGGCAGTCCCTACTTCGGCAGCAGAAAGAGCAATAACGGAATTATCAAAAAAGTATTGTTTTACTGATAAAAGAATTCTTGTAATCGGTAATGGCGAAATAGGACGGCTGTGTTGCAAAAAACTTATTGAACTGGGAGCAGAAATAACAATCACACTCAGAAAGTATAAACATGGAGAAATAATTATTCCTGTAGGCTGCAATACAATTCCCTATGACGAAAGAGAAGAGGTTCTTCCTCTTTCAGATGTGGTTATAAGTGCAACTACAAGTCCTCACTTCACTATAACGTATGATATGATTGAAAAACTTGAAAGAAAGCCTGAGATATTTGTTGATTTGGCACTGCCCAGAGATATTGAGTCGAGCATTTCAAATTTTACGGGAGTAGAATTATATAATTTGGACAGGTTCTACACTGACTATTCAGTACTTAATCAAAAGGAAGTAAGTAAAATAAGAGAGATAATTAATCACTTTATTTTACAGTTTGAAAAATGGAAAGATTATCGTGAAGAAGCAGCATTTACAAAAATTCCCGATTTACATAATGATACTCTATATGGAAGATTTCCTTTGTTTATTGACTTATCAGGGAAAAAAGTTCTCGTTGTGGGAGGCGGAGAGATTGCAACCCGAAGAGTAAAAACACTACTGAGATTCGGGGCAGATATTTATCTGGTAGCTCCACATCTTACATCGGAGCTTCAAGAAATGTTGAATTGTAAGCTGATTAATTACAGAGAAGGATATTATGAATCACAGGATATTCAAAATATGTTTCTGGTGATTGCTGCTACAAATGATAGAGAGACAAACCATAAGGTATATCTGGACGCCAAGGAAAAGGGCATACAAATGAGTATAGCGGATTGCAGAGAAGAGTGTAGCTTTTACTTTCCTGCAATATTCGAATTTGATGGTATAGTCGGTGGGCTGGTTTCCCAAAATGGAGATAATCACAGTCTTGTAAAATCTGTTGCTGAACAGATTCGGAAAATTGGACAGGCTACAGATTGA
- a CDS encoding sialate O-acetylesterase, with protein MDNIRSKIRLPKIISDGMVLQRNTNIKVWGWALPGEGVTVSFMGKVYHTSANESGEWFVKLESAEAGGPYDMDIEATEALEKVTVKNILIGDVWLCSGQSNMELKMDSLKDVYPEEIASCRNDYIRHFCVPVKYDFEKPQTDLEVGNWEAADPESILNFTAAGYFFALKLFEKYHIPIGLINASLGGSPAEAWLSENALKEFPEHYKSAKQLSNRDYLDKVLREDQASIEAWYSELNRNDKGIEDTTIWQNIEIPSYWEDEGLGNFNGVVWFRKEIHIPHTLAGLPARLVLGNIVDEDTTYINGVEVGTTPNQYISRKYSVQEGLLKEGKNTILLRVINISGKGGFYKGKPYQLEVGDSIIDLSGEWQYVIGAKSGPMPGPAFVQWRPLGLYNGMIAPVTSYAIKGFIWYQGEANTKNPVGYENLLKALISDWRQKWGMGNLPFLYVQLPNFMEASEIPVESKWAELREAQRKTLSVPNTGMIVTIDLGEWNDIHPSNKKDVGFRLALAAMKTVYGDKTITAYGPMYKSFRIEGNKIILSFTDTGSGLIVNSGERPGAFAISGPDRIFVRADTELIGNDVAVWSEKIAHPAYVRYAWADNPTDANLYNREGLPASPFTTE; from the coding sequence TTGGATAATATTCGCTCTAAAATAAGATTGCCCAAGATTATCAGCGATGGTATGGTATTGCAAAGAAACACAAACATAAAAGTATGGGGATGGGCTTTGCCGGGAGAAGGTGTTACTGTCAGCTTTATGGGTAAAGTCTACCATACTTCTGCCAATGAGAGTGGAGAGTGGTTTGTAAAACTTGAATCCGCAGAAGCAGGTGGACCCTATGACATGGATATTGAAGCGACAGAAGCCCTTGAAAAGGTAACAGTAAAAAATATCCTTATTGGTGATGTGTGGCTTTGCTCCGGACAATCAAATATGGAATTGAAAATGGATTCATTAAAGGATGTATATCCTGAAGAAATCGCTAGTTGCCGCAATGATTATATACGGCATTTCTGTGTTCCTGTGAAATATGACTTCGAAAAACCTCAAACTGATTTGGAAGTGGGGAATTGGGAAGCAGCCGACCCTGAAAGCATTTTGAACTTTACTGCTGCGGGTTATTTCTTTGCATTAAAGCTGTTTGAAAAGTATCACATTCCTATAGGCTTGATTAATGCAAGTTTGGGAGGTTCACCTGCAGAGGCATGGTTAAGTGAAAATGCATTAAAGGAGTTTCCGGAACATTATAAATCAGCTAAGCAACTCAGCAATCGGGATTATCTGGATAAAGTGTTAAGAGAGGATCAGGCTTCCATTGAAGCATGGTACTCTGAATTAAACCGTAACGATAAGGGAATAGAAGATACTACTATATGGCAAAATATAGAAATACCTTCCTATTGGGAAGACGAGGGCTTGGGCAACTTTAACGGTGTTGTCTGGTTCAGAAAGGAAATTCATATTCCCCACACGCTTGCAGGTTTACCTGCAAGACTTGTACTAGGAAACATTGTTGATGAAGACACTACCTATATCAATGGTGTAGAGGTAGGAACAACGCCAAATCAGTATATCTCTAGAAAATATAGTGTTCAGGAGGGCTTACTCAAGGAAGGTAAAAATACAATCCTGCTCAGAGTAATAAATATCTCAGGTAAAGGAGGATTTTACAAAGGAAAGCCCTATCAACTGGAAGTTGGAGATAGTATTATTGATTTATCTGGTGAATGGCAGTATGTGATTGGAGCAAAAAGCGGCCCTATGCCTGGGCCGGCCTTTGTTCAGTGGCGTCCCTTAGGATTGTACAACGGAATGATTGCTCCTGTTACAAGTTATGCGATAAAAGGCTTTATATGGTATCAAGGGGAAGCTAATACCAAGAATCCTGTAGGGTATGAAAATCTCCTAAAGGCATTGATTTCAGACTGGAGACAGAAATGGGGAATGGGAAATCTGCCGTTTTTGTATGTTCAATTGCCGAATTTCATGGAGGCCTCAGAAATACCTGTGGAAAGCAAGTGGGCAGAGTTGAGGGAAGCCCAGCGAAAGACACTTTCCGTACCGAATACAGGAATGATTGTTACAATTGACCTTGGAGAATGGAATGATATTCATCCATCAAATAAAAAGGATGTAGGGTTTCGCTTGGCACTTGCAGCCATGAAAACCGTATATGGAGACAAAACCATTACTGCATACGGACCAATGTATAAATCATTTAGAATAGAGGGCAACAAAATAATATTATCCTTTACTGATACTGGAAGTGGGTTGATTGTTAACAGTGGAGAACGGCCGGGAGCTTTTGCTATATCAGGGCCAGATAGAATATTTGTTCGTGCTGATACAGAACTTATAGGAAATGATGTGGCAGTCTGGAGTGAAAAGATAGCTCACCCGGCTTACGTTAGGTATGCATGGGCCGATAATCCCACAGATGCAAACCTTTATAACCGTGAGGGGTTACCTGCTTCGCCTTTTACAACGGAATAG